From the genome of Seriola aureovittata isolate HTS-2021-v1 ecotype China chromosome 6, ASM2101889v1, whole genome shotgun sequence, one region includes:
- the LOC130171047 gene encoding proproteinase E-like: MMKVVLVLLFAACAHGCGTPTYEPAVSRVVNGEDARPYSWPWQISLQYLSGSTYRHTCGGTLLAPNWVMTAGHCIGPRTYRVVLGEYDLTKETGDEQIRAVERIVVHPRWDDNCLSCGNDVAMIKLASPVVLNDKVQPSCLPVSGEILPHNYPCYITGWGRLYSGGPIASKLQQALLPVVGHSVCSSSSWWGGTVKTTMICGGGDIRSGCHGDSGGPLNCRGGDGKWYVQGVTSFVSSRGCNTLMKPTVFTRTSSFTQWISDTMLQY; this comes from the exons ATGATGAAAGTGGTCCTAGTCCTGCTGTTTGCTGCCTGTG CTCACGGGTGCGGCACACCCACCTATGAGCCCGCCGTGAGCCGCGTGGTGAATGGGGAAGACGCTCGTCCCTACAGCTGGCCCTGGCAG atctcTCTGCAGTACCTCAGCGGCTCCACGTACCGACACACCTGTGGAGGAACTCTGCTCGCTCCCAACTGGGTCATGACCGCTGGACACTGCATTGG acccCGTACCTACCGTGTGGTGCTGGGGGAGTATGACCTCACCAAGGAGACGGGCGATGAGCAGATCAGAGCCGTGGAGAGGATCGTAGTTCACCCTCGCTGGGACGATAACTGCCTGTCTTGTGG TAATGACGTTGCGATGATCAAACTGGCGTCCCCCGTCGTTCTGAACGACAAGGTGCAGCCTTCCTGCCTGCCAGTGAGCGGGGAGATCCTGCCTCACAACTACCCCTGCTACATCACCGGCTGGGGGAGACTCtaca GCGGTGGGCCCATTGCCTCTAAGCTCCAGCAGGCTCTTCTTCCTGTGGTCGGCCACAgcgtctgcagcagcagcagctggtggggGGGCACTGTGAAGACCACCATGATCTGCGGCGGCGGTGACATCCGCTCTGGCTGCCAC GGAGACTCAGGCGGTCCACTGAACTGCAGGGGCGGTGACGGCAAGTGGTACGTGCAGGGGGTGACCAGCTTCGTCTCCTCCCGAGGATGCAACACCCTCATGAAGCCCACGGTGTTCACTCGCACTTCTTCCTTCACCCAGTGGATCAGTGAC ACTATGCTGCAGTACTGA